In a genomic window of Ipomoea triloba cultivar NCNSP0323 chromosome 3, ASM357664v1:
- the LOC116013283 gene encoding exocyst complex component EXO70E2-like, with amino-acid sequence MGDCEPVVPVLDEEESLIAALQLIAKALETKTDLTDDARKKLADLGTQLASITRPSENSDEGVHSEEEQISEFEEQLNGLQTKIMSWEGQESMLWDCGAEEAYEYLRCVDEARKLVEKLEGLCVEKDSKENELLRRVHDVVQTAMSRLEEEFMHLLVHNRMPFEPEHMSFRSSEEDIVDESSIVSFGDDSVDDVVNRDSMSRSSEDYIIELVHPDVIPDLKCIANLMFDSNYGRECSQSYINVRKDALDDCLFILEVEKLSIEDVQKMDWNTLNSKIRRWVRAFKIFVRIYLASEKWLGDQIFSELGSVSSVCFAESSKTSMLQLLNFGEAVAIGPNQPEKLIRILDMYEVLTDLMPEIDALYFDEAGSCVRMECQDVIRSLGNCAKATFLDFENAVASNVSANAFPGGGIHHLTRYVMNYMKTLMDYSRTLNELLKDEEKEDSVTISPEMSPSSEDDSASRKNSCSSSMAQHFRSFTSVLECNLEAKSKLYKDEALRHLFLMNNLHYIAEKVKNSELRTVLGDDWIRKCNWKFQQHARSYERGTWSSILSLLRDEGLQNTGSNSISRTLLKDRLQSFYLAFEEVYKNQTGWTVPDPQLRDDLVIKTSLNVIQGYRTFVGRHTINISDRQIKYTADDLESFLLDLFEGSPKSLHGSHRR; translated from the coding sequence ATGGGAGATTGTGAACCAGTAGTCCCTGTGTTGGATGAGGAAGAGAGCTTGATTGCTGCATTGCAGCTCATAGCGAAAGCGTTGGAGACGAAAACAGATTTGACAGATGATGCTAGGAAGAAATTGGCAGATCTTGGGACCCAATTGGCCTCCATAACTAGACCTAGTGAAAATAGTGATGAGGGGGTGCATAGTGAGGAGGAGCAGATCAGTGAGTTCGAGGAGCAGCTGAACGGTTTGCAGACTAAGATCATGAGTTGGGAGGGGCAAGAGTCTATGTTGTGGGATTGTGGGGCTGAAGAGGCGTATGAGTATCTGAGGTGTGTGGATGAGGCTCGAAAGCTAGTCGAGAAGTTGGAGGGTTTGTGTGTCGAGAAAGATAGCAAAGAGAATGAGCTTCTGCGGAGGGTTCATGATGTTGTGCAGACAGCGATGAGTAGGCTCGAAGAGGAGTTTATGCATTTGTTGGTTCACAACCGGATGCCTTTCGAGCCAGAGCATATGTCTTTCCGTTCCAGCGAGGAAGATATTGTGGACGAGAGCTCGATTGTCTCCTTTGGGGATGACTCGGTTGATGATGTGGTTAATAGGGATAGCATGAGCAGAAGCTCTGAGGATTACATCATTGAATTGGTTCATCCCGACGTGATTCCTGACCTAAAATGCATTGCCAATTTGATGTTTGATTCAAATTATGGTAGGGAATGTAGTCAATCATATATCAACGTGAGAAAAGACGCCTTGGATGATTGTCTCTTCATCCTCGAAGTGGAGAAATTGAGCATCGAGGATGTTCAGAAGATGGATTGGAACACGCTCAACTCCAAAATCAGGAGGTGGGTTAGAGCCTTCAAGATTTTCGTGCGCATATATCTTGCAAGCGAGAAATGGCTAGGTGATCAGATTTTCAGCGAGCTTGGATCAGTAAGTTCTGTTTGCTTTGCAGAATCGTCAAAAACTTCGATGTTGCAGCTTCTGAATTTCGGTGAAGCTGTGGCAATAGGCCCCAACCAACCAGAAAAGCTGATTCGGATACTCGACATGTACGAGGTGCTCACCGATCTTATGCCAGAAATCGATGCTTTGTATTTCGACGAGGCTGGATCATGTGTTAGGATGGAGTGCCAGGACGTTATAAGAAGTTTGGGCAATTGTGCAAAGGCCACTTTTCTGGATTTTGAAAACGCGGTGGCATCCAATGTATCAGCCAACGCGTTCCCCGGGGGTGGAATCCATCATCTCACTAGATATGTTATGAACTACATGAAAACTCTCATGGATTACAGCAGGACACTTAACGAGCTCCTGAAGGACGAGGAGAAAGAAGATTCGGTCACCATTTCACCCGAAATGAGTCCAAGCAGCGAAGACGATAGTGCCAGCAGAAAAAACTCGTGCAGTTCTTCAATGGCTCAACACTTCAGATCCTTCACCTCGGTTTTGGAATGCAACCTCGAGGCCAAGTCGAAGCTGTACAAGGACGAGGCCCTCAGACACCTTTTCTTGATGAACAATCTGCATTACATCGCCGAGAAGGTGAAGAACTCGGAGCTGAGAACCGTGCTGGGCGACGACTGGATTCGCAAGTGTAACTGGAAGTTCCAGCAGCACGCCAGGAGCTACGAAAGGGGCACATGGAGCTCGATCCTGTCTCTACTCAGGGACGAAGGGCTGCAAAATACTGGCTCAAATTCTATCTCGAGAACCCTTCTGAAAGATCGACTGCAGAGCTTCTACCTCGCGTTTGAAGAGGTTTACAAGAACCAAACGGGATGGACAGTCCCTGATCCCCAGCTCCGCGATGATCTCGTGATAAAAACATCCCTGAATGTCATCCAGGGCTATCGCACATTCGTGGGAAGGCACACAATTAACATCAGCGACAGGCAAATCAAGTACACCGCAGACGATTTGGAAAGCTTCCTCTTGGATCTTTTCGAAGGGTCTCCAAAATCGCTCCACGGCTCTCACAGAAGATGA